The Bremerella cremea genome window below encodes:
- a CDS encoding FAD:protein FMN transferase gives MRMIITASLLWLAVLVGCQKAPTTPAIETIRGETMGTTYSVRAVIKRELPNQLKNLQKEVDSLLAEVNRQMSTYDPQSELSRFNQAPAEKWVPVSTELLHIIDDAQSISDATKGAFDVTVGPVVNLWKFGPDKDRKHFPTDQEIAEAKKLVGYQQVKTHYELLAVQKSQGNVYVDLSAIAKGYGVDVVFQLLKERGLTDFMVEIGGEVRATGLKPNGEPWQIGIELPTEKAGEYDEIVGLHDKALATSGDYRNFFMHEGERYSHTINPLTGRPVEHDLASVSVLHDRCAMADGWATALLVLGPDAGYNLAEQQKLAAFFQIRKEDGTVESKSTTAWQQYQLD, from the coding sequence ATGCGAATGATCATCACGGCCAGCCTTTTGTGGCTGGCCGTTTTAGTTGGTTGCCAGAAAGCTCCCACAACTCCTGCGATCGAAACGATCCGTGGAGAAACGATGGGGACCACGTACAGTGTACGTGCTGTAATCAAGCGAGAGTTGCCAAATCAGCTGAAGAATCTGCAGAAGGAAGTCGACTCGCTCTTGGCCGAGGTCAATCGCCAGATGTCGACTTACGATCCCCAATCCGAGTTGTCTCGCTTCAATCAGGCTCCTGCCGAGAAATGGGTGCCGGTCTCTACCGAGTTGCTCCATATCATCGACGATGCACAGTCGATCAGCGACGCCACCAAGGGGGCGTTTGATGTCACCGTAGGCCCCGTTGTCAACTTGTGGAAGTTTGGTCCGGATAAAGACCGCAAGCACTTTCCGACCGATCAAGAAATTGCAGAAGCCAAGAAGCTTGTCGGGTATCAGCAAGTCAAAACCCATTACGAGCTGTTGGCCGTGCAGAAAAGTCAGGGCAACGTCTATGTTGACCTTTCTGCGATCGCCAAGGGATACGGCGTGGATGTTGTCTTTCAACTGCTGAAGGAACGTGGGCTGACGGACTTTATGGTCGAAATCGGCGGCGAGGTAAGGGCCACCGGGCTCAAGCCTAACGGCGAACCGTGGCAAATTGGAATCGAACTGCCCACCGAAAAGGCTGGCGAGTACGACGAGATCGTGGGGCTGCACGACAAGGCTTTGGCCACTTCTGGCGACTATCGCAACTTCTTTATGCACGAAGGCGAGCGTTACTCGCACACGATTAATCCTCTGACCGGCAGACCGGTCGAGCATGACCTGGCCTCGGTAAGTGTGCTGCACGACCGCTGTGCGATGGCTGATGGCTGGGCAACGGCGCTTTTGGTCTTGGGGCCGGATGCGGGATATAATTTAGCGGAACAGCAGAAGCTTGCCGCCTTTTTTCAAATTCGCAAAGAAGACGGGACGGTCGAATCAAAGTCGACTACCGCTTGGCAACAGTATCAACTGGACTAA
- a CDS encoding NADH:ubiquinone reductase (Na(+)-transporting) subunit B, which produces MKLLRGMLDKVEPMFLEGGKLERLYPLYEAADTFLYTPPDRAKGLTHVRDGLDLKRTMIFVVLSLIPCIYMALWNTGYQANLQIAKGAAPMADFHESLFVMTGLEHNPSSWISNMVLGAIFFLPVYIVTMTVGGTIELIFSIVRKHEINEGFLVSGMLFPLILPPTIPLWQVAVGIGFGVLVGKEVFGGTGKNFLNPALTARAFLYFSYATDMTGDKAWTAVSPDGFSGATTLGVVASSPAGTTMQDALSHVDVHGINWLGAFMGWIQGSMGETSVLACLLGAAFLIATGIGSWRIMLSCVIGAVGTSLLLMGVANGFDVSNPLLLGMAPWWHLVIGGFAFGTVFMATDPVSAAMTTTGKWFYGILIGVMTILIRSVGTAFPEGIMLAILFGNVMAPLIDYFVLQANINRRKARYAT; this is translated from the coding sequence ATGAAATTACTACGCGGAATGCTCGATAAGGTCGAGCCAATGTTCCTCGAAGGGGGAAAGTTGGAACGGCTCTATCCGCTGTACGAAGCGGCGGATACGTTTTTGTACACGCCACCAGATCGTGCCAAGGGTTTGACCCACGTGCGCGATGGCTTGGATCTGAAGCGAACGATGATTTTCGTCGTTCTCTCCCTGATTCCATGTATTTACATGGCCCTGTGGAACACCGGGTATCAGGCCAACTTGCAGATCGCCAAAGGTGCCGCGCCGATGGCCGACTTCCACGAGTCGCTCTTCGTGATGACCGGGCTGGAGCACAACCCCAGTAGCTGGATCAGTAACATGGTCTTGGGGGCGATCTTCTTTCTGCCGGTTTACATCGTCACGATGACCGTCGGTGGTACGATCGAGTTGATCTTCAGCATCGTTCGTAAACACGAAATTAACGAAGGGTTCCTGGTTTCCGGGATGCTCTTTCCGCTGATTCTGCCCCCCACGATTCCCCTCTGGCAAGTTGCCGTCGGGATCGGGTTTGGCGTGTTGGTCGGTAAAGAAGTCTTCGGCGGAACCGGGAAGAACTTCCTGAACCCGGCATTGACTGCTCGTGCGTTCCTCTACTTCTCGTACGCAACCGACATGACCGGCGATAAGGCCTGGACTGCGGTTTCGCCCGATGGTTTCAGCGGAGCGACAACGCTGGGTGTCGTAGCTTCGTCCCCTGCTGGCACAACCATGCAAGACGCTCTGTCGCATGTCGATGTCCATGGGATTAACTGGCTTGGCGCTTTCATGGGCTGGATTCAAGGCTCTATGGGCGAGACCTCGGTGCTGGCCTGTTTGCTGGGTGCTGCCTTCCTGATTGCCACCGGCATTGGTTCGTGGCGAATCATGTTGAGCTGTGTTATCGGTGCTGTCGGTACCTCGCTGCTGCTGATGGGTGTTGCCAATGGTTTTGACGTCAGCAATCCGCTGTTATTAGGCATGGCTCCTTGGTGGCACTTGGTGATTGGTGGCTTTGCGTTCGGTACCGTCTTTATGGCAACCGACCCTGTTTCAGCCGCGATGACAACGACCGGTAAGTGGTTCTACGGAATCCTGATTGGTGTGATGACGATTCTGATTCGTAGCGTTGGTACGGCCTTCCCTGAAGGGATCATGCTGGCGATCTTGTTCGGAAACGTGATGGCTCCGCTGATCGATTACTTTGTCCTGCAAGCCAACATCAATCGAAGAAAGGCCCGCTATGCGACGTGA
- a CDS encoding Na(+)-translocating NADH-quinone reductase subunit C gives MRRDSVLGTIVVAAVLCVVCSVVVSSAAVLLKPYQLENERLDKQKNVLAAAGLLEPGDDNAAIDAKFKKIKRQIVNLDTGEVASDEELKEAGIDNPSEYSADEARDNDKLNRQVTGLPGIPKTEKYAVVYVIEDDGELHGVVLPIYGKGLWSTMYGFLALDGDLKTAKGITFYKQGETPGLGGEVDNPKWKAQWPGKKLRSEDGKVLIHVVKGQGTGDEQVDGLSGATITTNGVNDFVRFWLGEEGFGPYLKQLESKENSNG, from the coding sequence ATGCGACGTGATAGTGTTCTCGGAACCATTGTGGTTGCCGCTGTGTTATGCGTGGTCTGCTCGGTGGTGGTCAGCTCGGCTGCGGTCTTGCTGAAGCCATATCAGCTGGAAAACGAGCGGCTAGATAAGCAAAAGAATGTTTTGGCTGCAGCTGGTTTGCTCGAGCCAGGCGATGACAATGCGGCGATCGACGCAAAGTTCAAAAAGATCAAGCGTCAGATCGTCAACCTAGACACCGGCGAAGTTGCTTCCGATGAAGAGTTGAAAGAAGCTGGCATCGATAACCCAAGTGAATACAGTGCAGACGAAGCTCGTGACAACGACAAGCTAAATCGCCAAGTCACTGGCTTGCCGGGTATTCCTAAGACCGAGAAGTACGCCGTTGTCTACGTGATTGAAGACGATGGTGAACTGCATGGAGTGGTGCTGCCTATCTATGGTAAAGGTCTCTGGTCGACCATGTACGGCTTTTTAGCTCTGGATGGCGACTTAAAGACCGCTAAGGGGATCACATTTTATAAGCAAGGTGAAACCCCAGGTTTGGGCGGTGAAGTCGACAATCCGAAATGGAAAGCTCAGTGGCCTGGTAAAAAGCTTCGTAGCGAAGATGGGAAAGTGTTGATTCATGTCGTTAAGGGACAGGGAACCGGCGACGAGCAAGTCGATGGTCTCTCCGGTGCCACGATTACGACCAACGGTGTGAACGACTTTGTCCGCTTCTGGCTGGGCGAAGAAGGCTTCGGTCCCTATCTCAAACAGCTTGAATCGAAGGAGAACTCCAATGGCTAA
- the nqrE gene encoding NADH:ubiquinone reductase (Na(+)-transporting) subunit E yields the protein MADLLTIALKAVFSENLALAFFLGMCTFLAVSKNVKTALGLGVAVIAVMAITIPANQLLYSFFLKKGAMVWISSDLKDMDLSFLGLISYIGVIAAIVQILEMALDRYFPPLYNALGIFLPLITVNCAILGGSLFMVERNYTFIESVDYGLFAGIGWALAIASLAGIREKLKYSDVPAGLKGLGITFITAGLMAMAFMSFGGMIK from the coding sequence ATGGCTGATTTGCTAACCATTGCACTGAAGGCCGTTTTCAGTGAGAACCTCGCTCTGGCGTTCTTCCTGGGGATGTGTACCTTTCTCGCCGTTTCCAAAAACGTGAAAACGGCCCTGGGGCTTGGTGTGGCGGTGATTGCTGTGATGGCAATTACTATCCCTGCCAACCAATTGCTTTACTCTTTCTTCTTGAAGAAGGGAGCGATGGTTTGGATCAGTTCCGATTTGAAGGACATGGATCTGAGCTTCCTCGGTTTGATTAGCTACATCGGCGTGATCGCGGCGATCGTTCAGATTCTGGAAATGGCGCTCGATCGCTACTTCCCGCCCCTGTACAACGCTTTGGGTATCTTCTTGCCGCTGATTACCGTGAACTGCGCCATCTTGGGTGGTTCGTTGTTCATGGTCGAACGCAACTACACATTTATTGAAAGCGTTGATTACGGCTTGTTTGCTGGTATCGGTTGGGCGTTGGCAATCGCTTCGCTGGCTGGTATTCGAGAAAAGTTGAAATATAGCGATGTGCCTGCTGGGCTGAAGGGCCTGGGGATCACGTTTATTACCGCTGGTTTGATGGCAATGGCCTTCATGTCTTTTGGCGGCATGATCAAGTAA
- a CDS encoding DUF1588 domain-containing protein encodes MPNYFPSNHLRLPLVLLLITACAQSVGANEDVLREKGKRIYTNLCVDCHGGQGEGVAGAYEAPLVGDASLGELASQITKTMPEGDEEACVAEEAEAVAAYMHHAFYSEAARIRNRPPKITLARLTGNQLRQSLADLYGHFHGNTAYTDERGVKGIYFTGSRWKNENKKIERVDPTIDFDFGKESPGEGIDKEDFFIHWTGSILAEETGDYEIIVRSTVSFTMDFGKMGRQLIDNHVQSGDKTEFREVVRLTAGRAYPFKIDYIQRKRKTEQPPASISVSWVPPHGTEQLIPRRNLIPWAVEPTFSLQAKLPPDDRSYGFERGISVDRQWDDSTTAAAVEFGHVATEELWPDYRRRHKDVSDENRLRLKNFLTELVETAFRTKLSEELQELYINRQVAACPDDGDAIKRVVLMTIKSPRFLYPATDATDSVSQRAANRLALTFFDSIPADKWLLAKVQKNELQNEQQVREAAWRMVNDFRARGKTREMLHEWLNVGHIGDITKDDVRYPGFDKQLVSDLRASLDRFLDDIVWSEASDYRQLFLAKWSYSTDRMADFYGESWQPVADAEAAVTEEGKLPRGPGPQRMRKTGDDGQLRLGVLTHPYIMSGLAYTDASSPIHRGVFLIRYMLGRTLRPPNAAFSPLSADLHPGLTTRERVSLQTSPESCQVCHSRINPLGFTLENFDAAGRFRVRDQDKAVDSSGTYTTRDGQEITFQNAEEVANYLASSEDAHRAFVSRAFQYFVKQPVAAYGPDKLDDLTRKFKESGFNIRSLLVEIAVISALEPHSKKIAG; translated from the coding sequence ATGCCTAACTACTTTCCCTCAAATCACTTGCGATTACCGCTTGTGCTGCTTTTGATAACTGCTTGCGCGCAGTCGGTCGGCGCGAACGAGGATGTTCTGCGCGAAAAAGGCAAGCGGATCTACACCAATCTGTGTGTCGATTGCCATGGTGGTCAGGGGGAAGGGGTTGCTGGGGCTTATGAAGCTCCGTTGGTGGGTGATGCCAGTTTAGGCGAGCTTGCCAGCCAGATTACAAAAACGATGCCTGAAGGGGACGAAGAGGCCTGCGTGGCCGAAGAGGCGGAAGCGGTCGCGGCCTACATGCATCATGCTTTCTACAGCGAAGCAGCCCGAATTCGGAATCGTCCTCCGAAGATCACCTTGGCCCGGCTGACCGGGAACCAGCTTCGGCAGAGCTTGGCGGATTTGTATGGCCATTTTCATGGAAACACGGCCTACACAGATGAACGGGGAGTGAAGGGAATTTACTTCACCGGTTCGCGCTGGAAGAACGAGAACAAGAAAATCGAAAGGGTTGATCCCACCATCGATTTCGACTTTGGCAAAGAGAGCCCTGGCGAAGGGATCGACAAGGAAGACTTCTTTATTCATTGGACCGGAAGCATCTTGGCCGAAGAAACCGGCGACTACGAGATCATCGTTCGCAGCACCGTCTCATTCACGATGGACTTCGGCAAAATGGGGCGACAACTGATCGACAATCACGTGCAATCAGGCGACAAAACCGAGTTCCGTGAAGTGGTGCGGCTTACGGCGGGGCGTGCTTATCCATTCAAGATCGACTATATCCAACGCAAGCGAAAGACAGAACAGCCGCCAGCCAGCATTTCGGTTTCCTGGGTGCCACCGCATGGGACTGAGCAACTGATTCCCCGGCGGAACTTGATTCCTTGGGCGGTCGAGCCCACTTTCTCGCTTCAGGCAAAACTACCTCCGGACGATCGCAGCTACGGTTTTGAACGCGGGATTAGCGTTGATCGCCAATGGGACGATTCCACAACCGCTGCGGCAGTCGAGTTCGGTCATGTGGCTACCGAAGAGCTGTGGCCTGATTATCGTCGTCGCCACAAAGACGTCTCCGACGAAAACCGTTTGCGGCTGAAGAACTTCCTCACCGAGTTAGTCGAAACGGCATTTCGCACGAAGTTATCTGAAGAATTGCAAGAGCTGTATATCAACCGGCAGGTCGCCGCATGCCCGGACGATGGCGATGCGATCAAGCGGGTCGTGTTGATGACGATCAAATCGCCACGGTTTCTATACCCTGCAACCGACGCGACCGACTCGGTTTCACAGCGTGCCGCCAATCGTTTGGCACTGACTTTTTTCGATTCGATTCCGGCAGATAAATGGTTGTTGGCAAAGGTTCAAAAAAACGAACTGCAAAACGAACAGCAGGTCCGCGAAGCTGCTTGGCGAATGGTCAACGACTTTCGGGCTCGGGGCAAAACCCGTGAGATGCTGCATGAGTGGCTCAACGTTGGCCATATTGGCGATATCACCAAGGACGACGTCCGCTACCCAGGCTTCGACAAACAACTGGTAAGTGATCTGCGGGCTTCGCTCGATCGCTTCCTAGACGATATCGTCTGGAGCGAAGCGAGTGACTATCGTCAGTTGTTCCTGGCTAAGTGGTCGTATTCAACCGATCGCATGGCGGACTTCTACGGCGAGTCGTGGCAGCCGGTGGCGGACGCGGAAGCAGCCGTAACAGAAGAAGGTAAGCTCCCACGCGGACCGGGCCCGCAACGCATGCGGAAGACAGGCGACGATGGCCAGCTTCGATTGGGCGTGTTGACGCATCCCTATATCATGAGCGGTTTGGCTTACACCGATGCCTCTTCGCCCATACATCGCGGCGTTTTTTTGATTCGCTACATGCTCGGACGAACCTTACGTCCGCCGAACGCTGCCTTTTCGCCTTTGAGTGCGGACTTGCATCCTGGTTTGACAACGCGTGAAAGAGTTTCGCTGCAAACCAGTCCTGAGAGTTGCCAGGTGTGTCACTCGCGAATCAATCCCTTGGGGTTTACCCTCGAGAACTTCGATGCAGCGGGCCGCTTTCGTGTGCGAGATCAAGACAAGGCGGTCGATAGCAGTGGCACGTATACCACCCGCGATGGTCAAGAGATTACGTTTCAAAACGCGGAAGAAGTCGCGAATTATCTCGCCTCGAGTGAAGATGCTCACCGAGCATTTGTTAGTCGCGCGTTTCAATATTTTGTGAAACAACCAGTGGCTGCTTATGGCCCAGACAAGCTGGATGATTTAACTCGCAAGTTCAAGGAGAGCGGATTCAATATTCGCTCGCTTCTAGTCGAGATTGCAGTGATTTCGGCGTTGGAACCCCACTCCAAGAAGATCGCAGGATAG
- a CDS encoding NADH:ubiquinone reductase (Na(+)-transporting) subunit D, giving the protein MANSPSPKSVLLDPVMHNNPIALQVLGICSALAVTSNLKTALTMCLAVTAVTGCSNLGVSLVRKFIPSSIRIIVQMTIIASLVIVVDQFLQAFLPEISKSLSVFVGLIITNCIVMGRAEAFAMKNPPGISFLDGIGNGLGYSMILLVVGFFRELFGSGSLFGITIFTLTKNGGWYQPNGLMLLPPSAFFLIGFIIWVIRTFRPEQVESEG; this is encoded by the coding sequence ATGGCTAATTCGCCATCTCCAAAGTCCGTTCTGCTCGACCCGGTCATGCACAACAACCCGATTGCCTTACAGGTACTCGGGATCTGTTCCGCCCTGGCCGTGACATCGAACTTGAAAACCGCACTGACGATGTGTTTGGCGGTGACGGCCGTGACAGGCTGCTCGAACCTAGGCGTTAGCTTGGTTCGCAAGTTCATTCCCAGCAGCATCCGAATTATTGTCCAGATGACGATCATCGCCTCGTTGGTGATCGTGGTTGATCAGTTTCTGCAGGCCTTTTTGCCTGAGATTAGCAAGTCGCTCTCGGTCTTCGTCGGGCTGATTATCACCAACTGTATCGTGATGGGCCGGGCGGAAGCATTTGCCATGAAGAATCCTCCAGGCATCAGTTTCCTGGATGGTATTGGTAACGGCTTGGGTTACTCGATGATCTTGTTGGTCGTCGGTTTCTTCCGAGAACTGTTCGGTAGTGGTTCGTTGTTTGGAATCACAATTTTTACACTGACAAAGAATGGCGGCTGGTACCAGCCCAATGGTTTGATGCTGTTGCCGCCGAGTGCATTCTTCTTGATCGGTTTCATTATTTGGGTTATCCGCACGTTCCGCCCGGAACAAGTGGAATCGGAGGGTTAG
- the nqrF gene encoding NADH:ubiquinone reductase (Na(+)-transporting) subunit F — protein MGTIVLGVAMFTGVVLLLVVVILLAKKALVPSGDVHIDINEHTKDIDVPAGGKLLNALADQGVFVSSACGGGGTCAQCVVRVKSGGGDILPTERSHINKRQAREGYRLSCQVAVKQDMEIEVPHEALETKKWECEVISNRNVATFIKEFKLKIPEGEAVNFKAGGYIQIEVPPHELCYKDFDIEEEYHEDWDKFNLWRYVSKVDEPVIRAYSMANYPGEKGIIMLNVRIASPPPRAPEDTPPGKVSSYIFNCKPGDKVTISGPYGEFFINDSDAEMLYIGGGAGMAPLRSHIFELFKQRKTNRKVSYWYGGRSVRELFYLDEFEAIEKEFPNFKMNIALSDPLPEDNWTGYKGFIHQVLLENYLKNHPAPEDIEYYMCGPPMMNQAVFKMLDDLGVEPENIRFDDFGG, from the coding sequence ATGGGAACGATAGTTCTAGGCGTGGCGATGTTCACCGGGGTGGTTTTGCTCCTGGTGGTGGTCATTCTTTTGGCCAAGAAAGCCTTGGTTCCGTCTGGTGATGTGCATATTGACATCAACGAGCACACCAAGGACATCGACGTACCGGCAGGCGGAAAGCTGCTTAATGCCCTGGCCGATCAAGGGGTCTTCGTCTCTTCCGCTTGTGGTGGCGGTGGTACATGTGCCCAGTGTGTCGTCCGAGTGAAGAGTGGTGGTGGCGATATTCTGCCGACCGAACGCTCGCACATCAACAAACGCCAGGCACGCGAAGGTTATCGCCTTTCCTGTCAGGTCGCCGTCAAGCAGGACATGGAGATCGAGGTCCCGCACGAAGCCCTGGAAACGAAGAAGTGGGAATGCGAGGTCATCTCGAACCGCAACGTTGCCACGTTCATCAAAGAGTTCAAGTTGAAGATTCCCGAAGGGGAAGCGGTCAACTTCAAGGCCGGTGGCTATATCCAGATCGAGGTGCCACCGCACGAACTGTGCTACAAAGATTTCGACATCGAAGAGGAATATCACGAAGATTGGGATAAGTTCAATCTCTGGCGTTACGTCAGCAAGGTGGACGAACCGGTTATTCGTGCTTACTCGATGGCCAACTACCCGGGCGAAAAGGGCATCATTATGCTCAACGTCCGTATTGCTTCGCCACCGCCAAGAGCGCCAGAAGACACGCCTCCGGGCAAGGTGTCCAGTTATATCTTTAACTGCAAGCCAGGCGACAAGGTGACCATCAGCGGTCCTTACGGCGAGTTCTTCATCAACGATAGTGACGCAGAAATGCTCTACATCGGTGGTGGTGCTGGTATGGCTCCTCTGCGTAGCCATATCTTCGAGTTGTTCAAACAGCGTAAGACGAACCGTAAGGTGAGCTACTGGTACGGTGGCCGTAGTGTTCGCGAGCTATTCTATCTCGACGAATTTGAAGCGATCGAGAAAGAGTTCCCGAACTTTAAAATGAACATTGCTTTGTCCGATCCGTTGCCGGAAGATAACTGGACTGGCTACAAAGGGTTCATTCACCAGGTTCTGTTAGAGAACTACCTGAAGAATCACCCGGCGCCCGAAGATATCGAATACTACATGTGTGGTCCGCCGATGATGAACCAGGCTGTCTTCAAGATGCTGGACGACCTGGGGGTCGAACCGGAGAACATCCGCTTTGACGACTTTGGTGGCTAA
- a CDS encoding alpha/beta fold hydrolase, whose protein sequence is MATTTWAQQGPSFNRLDRNKDGKIEKDELPNAAQRLFDQIDTNSDGSVSKQEFAAFESRRRALQAQGEGQTGDMVEGVKVTRNIPYADQNLPRQKLDIAIPEKSATDKPLPVIVLIHGGGWQGGTHGPFLNRAIPLVRSGEFAAVSLGYRLTDQASWPVQIHDCQAGLRWVKANAEKYHWDPERIVVWGSSAGGHLVAMLGVSADVAELDGKLGPHTDESLQVAGVIDFFGPANMLTMGDPPGFERHFAADSPESKLLGGPVKEVPEVAKGASPQTYVSQGDAPFLILHGTDDRTVPYQQSVDFHEALKKAGVDSTFVPVEGAGHGFAGQEVNQRVEAFLDKILLGKTVKVSSEPIKSAQSIQRRRPLRGQQRPDQEEGKRE, encoded by the coding sequence ATGGCGACGACTACGTGGGCTCAGCAAGGGCCATCCTTCAACCGGTTGGATCGAAACAAGGACGGGAAGATTGAAAAAGACGAACTGCCAAACGCCGCTCAGCGTTTGTTCGATCAGATCGATACCAATTCCGATGGCAGCGTAAGCAAGCAGGAATTTGCCGCATTTGAAAGCCGTCGCAGGGCTCTGCAGGCGCAAGGAGAGGGGCAGACGGGCGATATGGTTGAGGGAGTTAAAGTTACACGGAATATCCCGTATGCCGACCAAAACCTCCCTCGGCAGAAGCTCGATATCGCGATCCCCGAAAAGTCGGCGACCGATAAGCCACTGCCGGTCATCGTGTTGATTCATGGTGGCGGCTGGCAGGGAGGAACCCATGGCCCGTTTTTGAACCGCGCGATACCCTTGGTCCGCAGTGGCGAATTTGCGGCCGTATCGCTCGGATACCGTTTAACCGATCAAGCAAGTTGGCCGGTTCAGATTCACGATTGCCAAGCGGGCCTGCGTTGGGTCAAAGCCAACGCCGAGAAGTACCACTGGGATCCTGAACGAATCGTGGTCTGGGGCAGTTCTGCCGGCGGGCATTTGGTCGCTATGTTAGGTGTTTCTGCCGATGTCGCAGAGCTCGACGGCAAGTTAGGACCGCATACCGATGAAAGCTTGCAGGTTGCCGGAGTGATCGATTTTTTCGGCCCCGCGAATATGTTGACGATGGGAGATCCACCGGGATTCGAGCGTCATTTCGCCGCTGATTCACCGGAGAGCAAGCTTTTAGGTGGGCCGGTGAAAGAGGTACCGGAGGTAGCCAAAGGGGCTTCTCCGCAAACGTATGTGTCGCAAGGAGACGCACCGTTTTTGATCTTACATGGTACCGATGACCGGACGGTTCCCTATCAGCAATCGGTTGATTTTCATGAGGCTCTGAAAAAGGCGGGGGTTGATTCGACATTTGTCCCCGTAGAAGGAGCCGGGCACGGTTTCGCTGGGCAGGAAGTAAATCAACGCGTTGAGGCATTTCTCGATAAAATTCTCTTGGGCAAGACGGTGAAAGTCAGCTCGGAGCCAATTAAGTCGGCACAAAGCATTCAGCGTCGAAGGCCGTTAAGAGGCCAGCAGCGGCCTGATCAGGAAGAGGGCAAGCGGGAATAG
- a CDS encoding sulfatase: MFRTALLSLGFLLLTVSLLVADDRPNFLLIYADDLGWKDVGYQGSDFYETPVLDKFAQEGMVFSAAYACAGNCAPSRACLMSGQYTPRHHLYAVGSTDRGPKNEMRLVPVPNHHGLSADNLTVAEALQAAGYVTGHFGKWHLDGKQGAKPTEQGFVESFDSFGNGELKEGTETNKKGPPEDPKGVFTLTDKACAFIEKNKDRPFFCYLPHHAIHTPLQGQPSTLEKFKQKEKGKYHQANMYAACTYDLDESVGRLLKKIDELGLTEKTMVIFTSDNGATPQSPQEPLRGNKGGYYEGGIREPFIVRWPGKVKPGSVCDVPVIQLDLYPTMLAAAGIPVPEGKVLDGESLLPLLTGEGSLKRSAIFWHFPGYLNTPVIRGRELDVQTGFRSRPVSVINQDHWKLHLYHEEWVLDGGQEKLPENGAVELYNLKDDIGEQHNLAASHPEKRDELLRELLDWHKHVGAIVPSESNPDYAPAAVGQQASQKKGKKRKI; this comes from the coding sequence ATGTTTCGCACGGCATTGCTTTCGCTTGGCTTTCTGCTGTTGACCGTTTCTTTGCTGGTTGCGGACGATCGCCCTAATTTCTTGCTGATCTACGCCGACGACTTGGGGTGGAAAGACGTCGGCTATCAGGGTAGCGATTTCTACGAGACGCCAGTGCTGGATAAGTTTGCCCAAGAGGGCATGGTCTTTTCCGCCGCGTATGCGTGCGCTGGCAATTGTGCTCCTAGCCGAGCTTGCTTGATGTCTGGCCAATATACGCCGCGACATCATTTGTACGCTGTGGGAAGCACCGATCGCGGCCCGAAGAATGAGATGCGCCTGGTACCGGTTCCTAATCACCATGGGCTAAGTGCCGATAACCTTACCGTGGCCGAGGCCTTGCAAGCGGCCGGCTATGTGACGGGGCACTTTGGTAAGTGGCATCTAGATGGCAAACAAGGGGCCAAGCCGACTGAGCAAGGCTTTGTTGAGAGCTTCGATTCTTTCGGAAACGGCGAACTAAAAGAAGGTACCGAAACGAACAAGAAGGGGCCGCCCGAAGATCCTAAAGGGGTTTTCACACTTACCGACAAGGCATGTGCGTTTATCGAAAAGAACAAGGATCGCCCGTTCTTCTGCTACTTGCCCCATCATGCGATTCATACGCCGCTGCAAGGCCAGCCAAGCACACTGGAGAAGTTCAAGCAGAAAGAGAAAGGGAAGTATCACCAAGCCAACATGTATGCTGCTTGTACTTATGACTTGGACGAAAGTGTCGGGCGGTTGCTCAAGAAAATCGATGAGCTTGGGCTAACGGAAAAAACCATGGTCATTTTCACCAGCGATAACGGTGCAACGCCACAGTCTCCTCAGGAACCACTTCGTGGGAACAAAGGGGGATACTACGAAGGCGGAATTCGTGAACCGTTTATCGTCCGTTGGCCTGGCAAGGTAAAGCCGGGTAGCGTCTGTGACGTACCGGTGATTCAACTTGATCTCTACCCTACCATGCTCGCTGCCGCTGGTATCCCGGTACCGGAAGGCAAGGTGCTTGATGGGGAGAGTTTGTTGCCGCTGTTGACTGGGGAGGGTTCGTTAAAGCGATCCGCCATCTTCTGGCACTTTCCTGGCTATCTGAACACCCCGGTCATTCGCGGGCGAGAGCTTGATGTGCAGACGGGGTTTCGTTCTCGCCCGGTGTCGGTGATCAATCAAGATCACTGGAAGCTTCATCTTTATCATGAAGAGTGGGTGCTTGATGGTGGCCAAGAAAAGCTGCCTGAGAACGGTGCCGTGGAGCTTTACAATCTGAAAGACGACATCGGCGAGCAACACAACTTGGCTGCTTCACACCCTGAAAAGCGAGACGAGCTTCTCAGGGAACTTCTGGATTGGCACAAACACGTCGGGGCTATCGTCCCTAGCGAATCCAATCCTGACTATGCTCCGGCGGCAGTTGGCCAGCAGGCAAGTCAAAAGAAAGGCAAGAAGCGGAAAATCTAA